A window of Clostridioides sp. ES-S-0010-02 genomic DNA:
TATCAGTATTTGTTATAGGGTTTATAGTCTTAGGAGTCACCATCGTTAAGTTTATATACTTGGCATCTATAGAGCTCTGACTTTTAATACCTGATTCACTGCTACTTTCTTTTGTTTTAGTATTACTACAACCAACTATCATAAGAGTTATAGCTAAAATTACTGTTAAGACTTTTATTTTCTTCATTAGTTTTTCCCCTTCTCGCCATATATCTTATTATAATTTTTATAATTATTTTTTACTTTTTCTACATACTTTGAAGTTTGTTCAAAGGGTATATCATGTAGATTCTTTCCATCTTTACTATATTCATTATTTTCTAACCATTTCTTTACATTACCTGAGCCACCATTATATGCAGCTATTACTAAATCCAATGAACCAAATTCTTTATATAATTTATTTAAATACCAACAACCAATTCTTATGTTGGTTTCTGGGTCAAAAATATCAATATTTTCTAGATTCAGTTCTTCCGCTCCCCAATCTCTAGTTATGTCTAATATTTGCATTAACCCTTTGGCCTCTTTTTTTGAAACAGCAGAGCTATTAAACTTACTTTCTGCTTTTATGACACTGTAAACTATATTTTCATCTAAATTAAATTCTTTAGAATATTTTTCTACATACTCTGAGTATTTTTTAGGATACAAAAACTTATGTATTATTTTGCTTTCCATTAATAGTGCCCCAAATAAGATTATAAAAATAGATAGAACCAATACTTTCTTATTATTCACGCCAATTCTCCTTCATGTATTCAATAAATTTGTATACTTTATTCTCTAATTCAGTTATTGTTCCCGAATTATCTATTATATAATCACCATATTTGGATTTTTCTTCCTGACTCATTTGTGAATTTATTCTGCTAAGTGCTTCTTGTTTACTACAATTATCTCTCTTTTGTATTCGGCTAATTTGTACTTCTTGTTTACAAGTAACCACTAATAGCTTATCTACTATTTCCAAAAATCCACTTTCTACTAATATTGCTGCATCTAATATTACTATCTTTTCGTCTTTTTTTCTAGCTTCTTCTATATCACTTATTATTTTTTCTCTTATTATTGGATGTGTCAGATTATTTAACTCATTAAGTTTTTCTTCATCATTAAAAACTATTTTCCCAAGAGTTTTTCTATCTAAAGTTCCATCATCCTTTTTTATATTTCGACCAAAATGTTTAAATACTTTTTCTAATAACAACTCATCCTCAAAGATTTGTCTAGATATAATATCTGCATCCACTATAGTAATGTTAAATTTTCTAAATATATTCGATAGGCTGCTTTTTCCACAGCCTATTCCTCCTGTAAGTCCTAATATCAACATAAAATCACCTACTTTGTCTCATACCAAGAACTACCAACATTTAAATCTACATCTAAGTGAACATCCATATTTACAGCATTTTCCATTTCATCTTTTACAATCTTTTTAACTATATCTATTTCATCGTCAATTGCTTCAACTATCAATTCATCATGAACTTGTAGTATAAGCTTTGATTTCAAATCATTTTCTTCTAACTTTTTGTGAACATTTATCATAGCAATCTTTATTATATCTGCTGCACTTCCTTGTATTGGTGCATTCATTGCAAATCTCTTTCCTCTATTTCTCTCCATAAAATTGCTAGATTTTATTTCTGGTATATATCTTCTTCTGTTTAAGATAGTCACAGCATAACCATCTTCACTGGCCTTTTCTACTGTAGTGTCCATAAACTCTTTTATCTTATGATACTTAGCAAAATAACTTTCTATATACTCTTTTGCTTTTGGCACAGGTATATTTAAATCATCAGCCAATCCAAAATCACTTTTACCATATATAATACCAAAGTTTACTGCCTTAGCTGCACCTCTTAATTCACTAGTTACATCTTCCATAGAAACATTGAAAACTTGTGAAGCTGTTTTAGTATGAATATCTTCATTATGTTTAAATGCTTCTATCATATTTTCATCTTGACTCATATGTGCAAGAACTCTAAGTTCTACTTGTGAGTAATCGGCATCAACTAGCTTACAATTTTCATCTGCAATAAACACCTTTCTTATTTTTCTACCCATTTCCATTTTTATAGGTATATTTTGAAGATTTGGTTCTGTAGATGAAATCCTTCCAGTAGTTGTTATAGTTTGATTAAATGATGAATGAATTCTATTACTTTCTGGATTTATTATGTTTAGAAGACCTTCAACATAAGTAGAATTCAGCTTTACTATTTGTCTATACTCAGTTATTTTGTCTATTATTGGATGTTTATCCCTTAATTTTTCTAAGACATCTGCATTAGTTGAGTATCCAGTCTTGGTTTTTTTGATTATTGGAAGTTCTAATTTTTCAAACAATATAACACCTAACTGTTTTGGTGAATTTATATTAAATGGCTCTCCTGATAATTCATAAATTTCCTTTTCTAGTGTAGAAATTATTTCTTTAAACTCAATACTTAGGTCATCTAGTATACTCTTATCTACTTTTATACCTTCATATTCCATATGCCCTAAAACTTCCACCAAGGGCATCTCTACATGGTAAAAAAGACCATCCATACTCATATCGATTAAACTTCTTTCCATCATAGGAATTGTTTCTTTAACTGTGCAGATTATTTGCCCCATATACTCTGCCAAATCTTCAAATTCTAAATCTTCGTAGTTCTTAGATTTAACACCTTTACCTAGTAATTCTTCTTTTGATTTAACTTTTTTTGATAAGTATTTCATAGCTATAGCACTACAGTCATATGATGTAGATGAGGTAGAATCTATTAAATACTCCGCTATTGTTATATCAAAATTTATATTTTCTAAGTTTATATTATATGGCTTTAAAGATATATAATCATCCTTTAAATTATATCCAAACTTCTTGATTTCTTTATTTGAAAGTATACCATCTAATTTTGTTACTTCATCTGAATCTATATAATATATTTTTTCTCCATCTACACTTATAAAGATATATATTATATTTTTTTCAAGTATATTACCTTGTCCTCTAACAGTTTTTAAAATAACTTGTCCTTTTTTATTTACTTCATCTATAAATTTATCTATATCTTTTAATTTTAATATTTCTATTTTTTCTTCTACTTGTTCAGTATCATCTGAGTCAACCAAGTCAACTAATCTTGATAAAAGGCTTGTAAATCCAAAATATCTAAACTTATCTAAAAGTTCATCTTTATCATAATCGCCAAAAATCATACTATCCAAATTTACTTCAATTGGTACATCCCTTATAATTGTTGCAAGTCTTTTGCTTTGAATAGCTATTTCTTTATTTTCTTCTATCTTCTTTTTTACGCTTCCTTTAAGTTTATCTGTATTTTCTATTAAATTCTCTATACTAGAAAACTCTTTTATAAGTTTTATTCCTGTTTTTTCCCCTATTCCAGGTACTCCTGGTATGTTGTCTGATTTATCTCCCATAAGTCCTTTTAAGTCAATAAACTGAGTTGGAGTCATTTCATATTTTTCAATTACAGAGTTAAAGTCATATTCTTCAACTTCTCCTACACCTTTTTTTGTTATAAGAGTAGTCGTCTTATCTGAAGCAAGTTGAATGGCATCTTTGTCTCCAGTTACTATGTATACTTTATATCCATTATCCTCTGCTTTTTTAGAAACAGTTCCTATAATATCATCTGCTTCATAACCATCTATTTCTAATCTATTTATTTTAAATTTATCTAAAAGGTCTTTTAGTGGCTGTAATTGCTCTGCTAATTCATCTGGCATTCCCTTTCTTCCTGCTTTATAATCTTTATACTCTAAGTGTCTAAATGTAGGTGCTTTTCTATCAAAAGCTACACTTATATGTGTTGGTTTATATATATCTATTATTTTAAACAACATTGTCGTAAATCCATATATAGCATTAGTTTTTAAGCCTTCTTTATTATTCATTTCTGGCAAAGCGTAAAATGCTCTATTTATTATTGAATTTCCATCTATTATAATTAATTTTTTTTCCAAATTATATCACTCCTAAAGATTCTCTATTTTTGTAACATATATATTATATACCAATATGCTATTATTTAATATTCCCATAATAATAATAGTATATTAAAATTAAACATGTTGCAAACAATATATTTTTTTGCTATAATAATAAACATGACATGACCGAGTGGTGGAATTGGTAGATGCAATTAACTCAAAATCAACTGTGTTGATTCATAAGTTTTTATGAGGAAAAGCTAGTATTTATGATATTTTGACAGTTTGATGAGTGCTTTGTATTCAATATTCCTCTTGCATATTCTTGGAAAATCTGGTAGGATATACAAGTAGTTCGGATTTAAAATATAAGCCGCTGTGGCGGAACTGGCAGACGCATACGACTCAAAATCGTACGGGAAACCATATGGGTTCGAGTCCCATCAGCGGCACCAATAAATTAAAACTCTTTAGTTTAGACTAAAGAGTTTTTTTATTGTAATATTTTTTCATCTTTGTTTCTAGCCTTGTATAAGTATAAATACCATAGGCATGACTTCTTGAACTCCTAAAACATATCTAAACAAAGCAGGATTTTTTATGTATTTACTTAATAAATCCATACTTCTTATCATATTGATTTTTTCCCAATCTCTAAAACTTTTCCCTCTCTAAAAATATTTATAATCAATCATCATTATTCAGTATAACAATTCGATATTATTTTAAAGTATTTGTCATTTAAAACAAACTTGTAATAAAAGCATATCTGAAAGTATTCTGACTCCAATACTTAATAAAGAGTTCTTTTTACAATTATAGATATAAACAACATCTATCTTAATGGACTGTATAGAGCTACAACCAAAGGCAAACACATATAGTTAAACAATGTGTCCGTGATTTTTCTTTATTATTTTATCATAATAGCTTTATTAATCCATTATAACATTACATCATTTTAAAAAAATTATATAAAAAGTCAAAATTTACATATATATTAATAAAACTTGTAAAAACACAGCTAAATTTGTACAATTAAGTACTTAAAACTTGAAAATACTTACTTTGCTATATATTTTAGATAAATATATAATTTATTTAGTTAAGAAAGGAAGTTGTAAATATAAAAGATAATTTAAAAATAACACTAAAATACATAAAAAGTTATAAAGCTAGATCTTTAACAATTGCTCTGAGTATAATTCTTGCTACATCAACTTATTGTTGGTATTGGTACTCTCAAGAAGTGCTCAGCAAGCAGTGGTAGTTAAATAGTATGGGCTTAAAATCAGAAATAAATCAAGACCTCACTCTTAATATATATATTATTAATTTTAGTTGTTTTATTTATTATTCATTTATTAAATAATAAAAAGATAAGGAGTCTAATATGATATTCAGTAGTTTAATATTTTTATTTTTATTCTTTCCAGTCACACTCATTTGCTATTACTTGGCAAATTCTAAGTATAAAAATGTTGTGTTACTTCTAGCAAGTATTGCCTTCTATGCATGGGGAGAACCAAAATATATTTTTTTGATGATGCTATCAATAATAGTAAACTATATATTGGGTATTAAAGTTTCTTACAGTAAAGATAAGAAAATATGGGTTGTGCTTTCTGTGATTTACAATATATCCATTCTTGGGATATTCAAGTATAGCAATTTCTTTGTAGATAATATTAATTTTTTATTAAACACAAATATAACTATACCTGAAATTAAATTACCTTTAGGTATCTCATTTTTCACATTTCAGATAATGAGCTATGTAATAGATGTATATAGAAATGATGCTAAAGTTCAAAGAAAATTAACTAACCTAGCATTATACATAAGTTTATTCCCTCAGCTTGTAGCAGGTCCTATTGTTAGATATCAGACTGTGGCAGATGCCATTGAACATAGAGAACATAATTGGTATAAATTTACTCAAGGCGTAAACAGATTCGTTATTGGTCTTGGAAAAAAGGTAATTTTAGCAAATCAATTAGGTATAATTGCAGATGATGTATTTAATAAGTCATCTGGAGATTTATCAAGACTTGATGTGTGGCTAGGTGTAGTTTGCTATACACTTCAAATATTCTATGACTTTAGTGGTTATAGTGATATGGCTATTGGTTTAGGTAAGATATTTGGATTTAATTTTTTAGAAAATTTCAACTATCCATATATCTCTCAAACAGTATCTGAGTTTTGGAGAAGGTGGCATATATCTTTAAGTACTTGGTTCAAAGACTATGTATATTTCCCATTAGGTGGAAATAGAGTTTCTAGATTAAAACTATATAGAAATCTATTTATAGTATGGTTTTTAACTGGCATGTGGCATGGAGCTAATTGGACTTTTATTATATGGGGTCTATATTTTGGAATATTAATATCAATAGAAAAAGTATTTTTAGAAAGGTTGTTATATAAAATGCCAAGAATCATAAGACACATGTATTTACTTTTTATAGTCATGATTGGATGGGTATTTTTTAGAGCAGAAGATTTACCAAAAGCTATTAAGTTTATAGGTATTATGTTTGGTTCTGGCAATTATCCACTTGTCAGTAATGCATTCAATGTATTTATAATTGAATATTGGTATATAATTGTTGGAGCAATCATTCTATCAACTCCTATTGTAGAAGTTATAAAGTCATTAGTAGTTAAGAAGAAGAAAAATACACTAAATAGCACAATGTGTCAAGTTACTAATGCGGCTTTCATAGTTGTTTGCATGTTTATTGTAATGGTAATGTTAAGTAGCTCAACTTATAATCCATTCTTATACTTTAGATTCTAATTTTGGAGATATTGACATGAATAAAAATAAACCAAAGATTGTTGCCATTTCATTTTTAATTATAGTATTTGGATTTTTTATACTAAACTTCTCACTTCCAAAGAAAAAATTAAGTATAACTGAAAATAGAAATCTTGCAAAATTCCCAACTATAGAAAATTTTAAAAAAGGTAACTACATAGATAAATTTGAAGAGTACTTTAATGACCATTTTGCATTTAGAGATGAAATGATATCAATAAATACAAAATCTCAAGCTAGTTTAAATAAAACTAAAGTAGGTAACTATTACTTAGGAAAAGATAACTGGATATTAGGTATGTTTCCAAAAGTTTTAAACCAAAACCAATTAAATAGATACGAAAAGTCTATTAATTACTTATCTTTTCTAAGTAAAGAGATGGGAAAAGATGTGTATTTTACAATGATGCCACATAAATCTAATATGCTAAAACATTTATATCCTAAGTATGTTGATAATATAAGTAATATAGATATAAATTTAAAGAATTTTAAAAGTAGATTAAATCAAGATTCAATTAAATACATAGATATGGATGAGTATTTTTTAAGCAACTATTCAAATAAAGAAAGAGAAAATTTATATTTTAAAACTGACCATCATTGGACTGGATATGGAGCATTTGAAGGCTTTAAAATGATGGCATCAAATATGGACTTGGGTCTTTCTAAGCAAGATTTAAGAAATCATTTTAATAGCTACAAAAAGTCTATAGTTACTGATAAAAAGTTTGTAGGAAGTTATAATCAAAATATAGATATGCTAATTAAAGAAAATGAATATGTAGTTTATATGACAAAAGATAACCAAGATTATAGCTTTGATATAAATGGAAAAGAAAAAGAAGAAAGACAGGTCTATGCAACTAAAAGAAGTGATAAAAAGTGGGATTATGGTGGGGCATACATTAGAGGAGCTCAAACTAATATATTAACTGTAAAAAATCCTAAAGCATTATTAGATAAAAAAATACTAATATTTAGAGATTCATACCAGGCTCCTACAACACTTTTATTTGCTGATATGTTTAATGAAGTAGAGATAGTAGACCCTAGAAATATAAATTCAATAGATAAAACATACAAAGATATGATTGAGGAAAGCAATGCCGATGTTGTAATGTTTATGTATAATAGCTCTGGGTTTGATTCAATGATAGATGCGATGATAGATAAAGGAATAGTATAATATAAAAATATTAACTAAAATTAATTTTAAGGGATTATTTCAAAATAAAAATTTGAATCATCCCTTTTTTATACCAAAACCGGAAAAGAGACTATTTATCTAACAATGCATATACCTACCATATAAACTTATAAACAACCTCTCTACACTATGTTATCTTTTTAAAAATATCAATATATATCTTATATTAGCATAGCATAAACAATTAAAAAATAATCCCATACGTCTTTTTTACAATAGAGATAAAATCACAAAAATTCTTAGACAGCCACTTATCCTTATGATAAATTAATTGTGAAAAAATATTATAGTCTGTAGTATAAGGAATCTTAACCAATTCATGTTTTTTTAATTCCTTTTCTACTGCAAGCTCTGGAAGAAGGCACAATCCAAGCCCACTAAGTACTGTTTGTTTAATTACCTGAATACTTCCAGTTTCAAGAACTATTTTGGGTACTATAGATGATTCAGATAGCTCTTTCTCAAATAAACTTCTATAACAACAACTCTTTACTGTCAAAATAAATGGAACATTTTTAAAATCCTGAATATACACCTTTTCTTTTAAGGCTAACTTAGTTTCTGGAACTGATAAGATACAGATTGGCTCCTCATTTTTTAATACAGAAATAGTAGATTTATCATTTATAGGTAAATCAAGTATAAATGCTATGTCAATCGTATTATCAGCAAGTAAAGGAACAAAATCAGAAGAATCTAGAGTTTTTATAAAAAGGTCAACATCTGGATATTTCTCTTTATATACTTTGATAATCTCAGGTAACTTAAAAATACAAATAGATTCTGATGCTCCAATAACAATACGCCCATAATTATCTTTCTCTTTATACATCTTTTTTATATCAGATGATAATAAAAGCATTTTTTCAGCATATGGAACCAACTTCTCACCTTCTCTAGTCAATTCTACACTTTTTCCTATACGTTCAAAGAGATGTACATCCAATTCCTTTTCTAATTGTTGTATATGAGCTGTAATATTTGATTGTGCATAGTTCAAATGTTCAGCAGTTCTAGTAAAATTTTTAATTTTACTAAGTGTTAAAAATGTATTTAAATGCTTTAATTCCATATCTATGTACCTCATTTCATCTAAATATCAGATTGATATAATCAAATCAATCTATTTCACAAATAATTAGATTGATGTTAACATACAGATATACTAAAAGTCAAACAAAAATAAAATCTAAAGGAGATTCTAATGTTATCAAAAACTAATATAATTGAAGAAGTAAATAATATTGAACAACTGTACGTATACAAAAAATTAGGAAAAATAAACAATAATATACTAAGTGTTGTATAAGTAGCAAATAGAAGCTTAGATTTTCATGTTCATGAAAAATCAGATGAATTGTTTTATGTAATAGAGGGAGGATTTAATTTGGAAACTCCAGAAGGATTAACAGAAGTTAAAGAAGGAGAATTTATCATTGTACCTCAAAATACAATACATAGACCAGTAGTTAAAAAACTTACAAAATTTCTAATGATTGAATTAGAAGGAACTCTTAATAAAAAAAATAGTGGTAATTTATATGAAGACTAGCCTATTTTGTAATCTATAAAAATCATTCATAAGTAATGATAATACTATAGTACTTCTCTTCAAAACATATAGAATTCCATATAAAAAAGCCACAATATATAATACTTGTGGCTTTTAAGAATTTATACATATAGTTTAAGCTTATACTGTCAATTTATAAACTAATTTGCTTTTATATAATTTTATATTCAGTGTTATAATTCATTACAACTTTTTATCTAATTTATTATATACAACAGCACCACAAATAAATTGAAATAAAATAAGTAATCCAAGAACAATTAAAACCCACCTACTTGTCAGCATTACAGAGAACACACTCAATATAGAAACAATAAGTATAAGAATTACGAAAACATAAGACATGATTTGATTAGTAATACGTCCAGATTTGTCACGTAACATAATTCTTCTTTCATCATTCATCTCTATCCTTTGATTCTCTATCTTTTCTTTATATTCTACAGCTCTTTCTGGTTTACTCCAATATATATATTGAAAAATCATACATACCCCAGGACCCAAAGTAGCTCCAGATAATCCCCAAATCAAAGCCTCAAATGAAAACTCTGTAAGTGTAGCCAATAAAACAAGTAAAATTCCACAAATAAAATATCCAATTCCAACATATAATCTGTCCTTTTTCATTTTTACTCCTCCTCATAAATAAATATTTCTTCAATATTCATATCAAAATATCTTGCTATCTTAAAAGCTAATATGATAGAAGGATTATATCTACCATTTTCTAATGAACCTATAGTTTGCCTTGATACTTGCAAAGCAGATGCAAGTTCTTCTTGTTTTATACCTCTCTTTTTTCTTATTTCTTCTAATCTATTTTTCACTTTGCTCTCCTTTAATACCTCATTTATGTAAAGTCTACTTTCCATAATTATACAACGATATCCATCTTATGTAAAGTATGCTTTCCATTTATCAAAAAAAAATAACAGACCATTTCCAGTCTGTAATTTTAAAGGTTTATATTGTTCGTTAATTTTGGGATTGTTTCTTAATTGGAATCCAAACTTCTGTTGTATAATCAGGAGCATTAATATCACCATTAGGATAAAGTTCAATATCTGGTACATTAGCATATACATATCCAGAGCTTGGTAACCATTCAGTAATAATTCTTTTTTGTAATTCTTGTATTGCCAAAGCATTTGGCATTGGGGAAATACATTCAAATACTGCCCATGTACCTGATGGTATAAAGTATTCATAAGTATTTTCTACTATAGGATTATCCGTTGAGACAGCAATGTAATAATCTAAACCTTTACTATCTGTACATACACTAACTCCAAGCAACCCATAAGGTTCGTTATTTATTAACTCTGAAATCTTATCAATTGTTCCATTTTTTATGGATTTATCCCACAATTTAGGAACTTTATCAAAACACTCTTCTACAATCATATTCATACTTTCTTTTATACCAACAATACGGAATCCTTTCTTTTCTACAATACGATACTGCATTTCTAAGTTCCCTTTTACATAAATAGTTAATGTCATCTTGGGATATGCTTTTAAAACAACTCCCTTTGCTCTAGCCGCAGAAGGGGAAATGCTATGTATATTTTGAAAAGCCCTATTAAAAGATGTAGGTGAATCATAACCATATTTCTCAGACAGCTCTAAAATTTTAATATTACTATTTTGTAGTTCAAATGCTGCCTTAGTCATACGTCTACGTCTAATATATTCAGACAAAGGTACTTCTGCAATATATGAGAACATTCTTTGAAAATGGAAGGTTGAACAACATGCAATTTTTGCTGCTTCTGCATAATCCACTCCACTTTCAAGATTGTCTTCAATATAAGTAATAGCTTGATTTAATTTATTTATCCATTCCATTTAACATTCCCTCCAAGCAAATTATACAGTTTAATAAAATAATATACCTCTCAATCTATGCACAAAATTGTAAGATTTAAAATACTATTTCAACAATAGATACAGATTCAGTTTAAAGTATAACATTTACTCATTTAGCTATCAATTTTATATTGGCTTTATATCAAGTCCAATAATTTACATTAATAATCCTCTTTTACATAAAATTTATCAACTAATAATGCTGAAATTAGATTATACAACTATACAACAAAAGAGTTCAATGACATTATTCCATATAATGCATTGAACTCTTTATAGAAATTAATTTAAGTAAAACTAAATTAAATATTAAACTGTTTTATATATTACAATATCCAACTATTTTATAGTCTTCTGGTATTTTATAATCTTTGTCTGGAGTACCTAAATTCCATTTTAACTCAAACATAGTTGCACTTATTATTGTTGCAAAATAAAGCATAACTATACCAACATCTATTTTTTCTTCATACAAATTAGTATGACCATCTTTTCTAACTGCTAAAACTACAACTCCTCCATCAACTATAAATCTCCATGGTTGTCTATTTAATGTAGATGGAGCTAATCTTGCATAATGGAATGCATCAAGAAGCGCTCTCTCTTCTAATATATTTGTATTTGCATTATTTCCCCACTCATCCATATAAACTACTTCTTCTACACCTAAACGAGAAGAACTATTGTCTGAAACAACTTGCATATCAGATTTTGAATAATTATCACCAGTCTTTGTAGCATTTAGTACTTTAGTATTGCTTGCATTTTCTCCATATCCAATGGCAATAATTCCTGTTATCTCTTTGTCTGAGTCAATTCCAAGTTTATCTAATACCTTTTTACTATCCTCAAAAGTAACCCAACAAGAACCTATTCCAAGGTCTGTTACCTTAAAAATTATATTTTCTCCTATGTATCCTGAATTTTCGATGTAATTATCTTTTACTTCAGATAATATTATAATATAACTTGGAGCATCTATCATGTTTCCTTTATATCCTGCTATTTTATCTAAATTGTCAAAAACTTCACTTCTATTCATTACTCTTATATCAACGTCTATCTCTGGAACTAGTTTCTTACAAGATTCTGAGTATTTCTTAATCTCACTAAGATACTCTTTTTTAATATCTGTCTTTTTATATTCTCTAACAGACTTTCTATTTAATATGATTGTTTTATAATTCATAATTTTATCCTCCCCAAACTAGTATATTATTAATTATATACCCATTAATGTGATATTTTACGCATTTGCTTAATAAATAATAATTACAATTTTGTAATTATTATTTATTAATAATATTCCACTTTTACATTCATAATGACCAGTTGTGCAAAATCCATTGCCAACCTTCAAATAAAAACATATTATAAAGATAATATAAAATAAACAAACAAATCTTAACAAAAAATTAAACTTTTTTTACACGAAAGAAGGCTTCCCGTTGCCTTCTTTATTTTTTATAAAAAAATAGACTGCTTCTAAAATGATTTTACATTTTTGAAACAGCCAAAGTATTTTATAATGACAACTATATTTGAGGATGTGAGGGAGAGTTGCCATTATAAATTTAGGGTAATTATATTATGTTTTAAGCTAGTTCTTTCTATATTTCTATAATACATTACATATATGAATTTTATATGATATTTGTATAAACAACATATGAAATTATATATTTTAATTATATTAAATCTTATTATTACATCTACTGCAACAATACTCATAGGTCTCTACATTATTTGGAATATTTACAAATACAAATTCTTTACAGTTGTCGCAATACTTTAATATAGATATAGTTCCACAAGTGTAACATTCAAATGTCACACACTCCTCACACTCTTCTATTACTTCAAATTTTTTACTATGTTCACCACACTCTGGGCACTTGCGATTATTTACATTCATAAATACTCCTCCTTATTAGTATAGTTAAAAACATGTCAAAAACTTAATCAAATGTATTTTATATTACTTATTATATATTCTATAATAAATCATATTCCTAGATAATAAAACAAATTAAATAAAAAAAAACCATAAATTTTAAATTTATGGATTAATTCTTGTAATGATAACTCTATTTGAGGATGTGAGGGAGGGTTATCATTACAATAGGGTATTATATTATGGT
This region includes:
- a CDS encoding AraC family transcriptional regulator; translated protein: MEWINKLNQAITYIEDNLESGVDYAEAAKIACCSTFHFQRMFSYIAEVPLSEYIRRRRMTKAAFELQNSNIKILELSEKYGYDSPTSFNRAFQNIHSISPSAARAKGVVLKAYPKMTLTIYVKGNLEMQYRIVEKKGFRIVGIKESMNMIVEECFDKVPKLWDKSIKNGTIDKISELINNEPYGLLGVSVCTDSKGLDYYIAVSTDNPIVENTYEYFIPSGTWAVFECISPMPNALAIQELQKRIITEWLPSSGYVYANVPDIELYPNGDINAPDYTTEVWIPIKKQSQN
- a CDS encoding nitroreductase family protein, whose amino-acid sequence is MNYKTIILNRKSVREYKKTDIKKEYLSEIKKYSESCKKLVPEIDVDIRVMNRSEVFDNLDKIAGYKGNMIDAPSYIIILSEVKDNYIENSGYIGENIIFKVTDLGIGSCWVTFEDSKKVLDKLGIDSDKEITGIIAIGYGENASNTKVLNATKTGDNYSKSDMQVVSDNSSSRLGVEEVVYMDEWGNNANTNILEERALLDAFHYARLAPSTLNRQPWRFIVDGGVVVLAVRKDGHTNLYEEKIDVGIVMLYFATIISATMFELKWNLGTPDKDYKIPEDYKIVGYCNI